From Lagenorhynchus albirostris chromosome 10, mLagAlb1.1, whole genome shotgun sequence, the proteins below share one genomic window:
- the TMEM14C gene encoding transmembrane protein 14C isoform X1: MEKDSGPLVPIHWIGFGYAALVASGGIIGYARAGSVPSLAAGLLFGGLAGLGAYQLSQDPRNIWLFLVTSGTLAGIMGMRFYHSGKFMPAGLIAGASLLMVAKLGISALGQSHP; the protein is encoded by the exons ATGGAGAAGGACTCTGGCCCACT AGTGCCTATACATTGGATCGGCTTTGGCTACGCAGCACTGGTTGCTTCCGGCGGGATCATTGGCTATGCAAGAGCAG GCAGTGTCCCGTCCCTGGCTGCCGGGCTCCTCTTCGGTGGATTAGCGGGCCTCGGGGCCTATCAGCTGTCTCAGGATCCAAGGAACATTTGGCTTTTCTTAG TTACATCTGGAACCTTGGCTGGCATTATGGGAATGAGATTCTACCACTCTGGAAAATTTATGCCTGCAGGCTTAATTGCAGGTGCCAG TTTGCTGATGGTCGCCAAACTTGGAATTAGTGCGTTGGGTCAATCCCATCCGTAG
- the TMEM14C gene encoding transmembrane protein 14C isoform X2 has product MEKDSGPLVPIHWIGFGYAALVASGGIIGYARAGSVPSLAAGLLFGGLAGLGAYQLSQDPRNIWLFLVTSGTLAGIMGMRFYHSGKFMPAGLIAVC; this is encoded by the exons ATGGAGAAGGACTCTGGCCCACT AGTGCCTATACATTGGATCGGCTTTGGCTACGCAGCACTGGTTGCTTCCGGCGGGATCATTGGCTATGCAAGAGCAG GCAGTGTCCCGTCCCTGGCTGCCGGGCTCCTCTTCGGTGGATTAGCGGGCCTCGGGGCCTATCAGCTGTCTCAGGATCCAAGGAACATTTGGCTTTTCTTAG TTACATCTGGAACCTTGGCTGGCATTATGGGAATGAGATTCTACCACTCTGGAAAATTTATGCCTGCAGGCTTAATTGCAG TTTGCTGA
- the PAK1IP1 gene encoding p21-activated protein kinase-interacting protein 1 isoform X1 — MELVAGCYEQVLFGFAVHLEPKASGDQEQKWTPVADFTHHAHTASLSAVAVGSRFVVTGSKDETIHIYDMKKKIDHGALVHHNGTITCLKFHGNRHLISGAEDGLICVWDAKKWECLKSIKAHKGHVTFLSIHPSGKLALSVGTDKTLRTWNLVEGRSAFIKNIKQNAHIVEWSPRGEKYVVVILNKIDVYQLDTASVSGTITNEKRVSSVTFLSESVLAVAGDEEVVRFFDCDSLMCLSEFKAHENRVKDMFSFETPEHHIIVTASSDGFIKMWKLKEDKGVSPSLLCEVNTNARLTCLGVWLDRVTDTKGSLLPAVEPSPVSKQEQSKRKKKESGREVQEEERQLKPDMKKCGLTGDSNKPTKGSSLVSTKRKTVEMLGKKKSKRKKI; from the exons CAGAAATGGACTCCTGTGGCCGACTTCACTCACCACGCCCACACTGCCTCCTTGTCAGCAGTGGCTGTCGGTAGCCGTTTTGTAGTCACTGGGAGCAAAGATGAAACCATTCACATTTATGACATGAAAAAGAAGATAGACCATGGGGCTCTAGTGCATCACAATG GCACAATAACTTGCCTGAAATTCCACGGCAACAGGCACTTAATCAGCGGGGCAGAGGACGGCCTCATTTGTGTCTGGGATGCAAAGAAATGGGAGTGCCTGAAGTCGATTAAAGCTCACAA AGGACATGTGACCTTCCTTTCCATTCACCCATCTGGCAAGTTGGCCCTGTCTGTGGGTACAGATAAGACATTAAG AACATGGAATCTTGTGGAAGGAAGATCGGCAttcataaaaaacataaaacaaa ATGCTCACATAGTGGAATGGTCCCCGAGAGGAGAGAAATACGTAGTTGTCATTCTGAACAAAATAGATGTCTATCAGCTTGACACTGCGTCTGTCAGTGGCACCATCACAAATGAAAAGAGAGTATCTTCTGTTACGTTTCTTTCA GAATCTGTCCTTGCAGTGGCTGGAGATGAAGAGGTTGTAAGATTTTTTGACTGTGATTCACTAATGTGCCTCTCTGAATTCAAAGCTCATGAAAACAG GGTAAAAGACATGTTCAGTTTTGAAACTCCAGAGCATCATATTATTGTTACAGCATCGAGTGATGGTTTCATCAAAATGTGGAAGCTCAAAGAGGACAAG GGGGTTTCCCCGTCTTTGCTGTGTGAAGTAAACACTAACGCCAGGCTGACATGTCTTGGAGTGTGGCTGGACAGAGTGACAGACACGAAAGGAAGCCTGCTTCCAGCTGTAGAACCATCTCCTG TAAGTAAACAAGAACagtccaaaaggaaaaaaaaggaatctggcCGTGAAGTCCAGGAGGAAGAAAGGCAGCTAAAACCTGACATGAAGAAATGCGGTTTAACTGGTGACAGTAATAAGCCAACAAAAGGAAGCAGCCTGGTGTCAACCAAGAGGAAAACAGTAGAAAtgttaggaaaaaagaagagcaaaaggaagaaaatatga
- the PAK1IP1 gene encoding p21-activated protein kinase-interacting protein 1 isoform X3 — protein MELVAGCYEQQKWTPVADFTHHAHTASLSAVAVGSRFVVTGSKDETIHIYDMKKKIDHGALVHHNGTITCLKFHGNRHLISGAEDGLICVWDAKKWECLKSIKAHKGHVTFLSIHPSGKLALSVGTDKTLRTWNLVEGRSAFIKNIKQNAHIVEWSPRGEKYVVVILNKIDVYQLDTASVSGTITNEKRVSSVTFLSESVLAVAGDEEVVRFFDCDSLMCLSEFKAHENRVKDMFSFETPEHHIIVTASSDGFIKMWKLKEDKGVSPSLLCEVNTNARLTCLGVWLDRVTDTKGSLLPAVEPSPVSKQEQSKRKKKESGREVQEEERQLKPDMKKCGLTGDSNKPTKGSSLVSTKRKTVEMLGKKKSKRKKI, from the exons CAGAAATGGACTCCTGTGGCCGACTTCACTCACCACGCCCACACTGCCTCCTTGTCAGCAGTGGCTGTCGGTAGCCGTTTTGTAGTCACTGGGAGCAAAGATGAAACCATTCACATTTATGACATGAAAAAGAAGATAGACCATGGGGCTCTAGTGCATCACAATG GCACAATAACTTGCCTGAAATTCCACGGCAACAGGCACTTAATCAGCGGGGCAGAGGACGGCCTCATTTGTGTCTGGGATGCAAAGAAATGGGAGTGCCTGAAGTCGATTAAAGCTCACAA AGGACATGTGACCTTCCTTTCCATTCACCCATCTGGCAAGTTGGCCCTGTCTGTGGGTACAGATAAGACATTAAG AACATGGAATCTTGTGGAAGGAAGATCGGCAttcataaaaaacataaaacaaa ATGCTCACATAGTGGAATGGTCCCCGAGAGGAGAGAAATACGTAGTTGTCATTCTGAACAAAATAGATGTCTATCAGCTTGACACTGCGTCTGTCAGTGGCACCATCACAAATGAAAAGAGAGTATCTTCTGTTACGTTTCTTTCA GAATCTGTCCTTGCAGTGGCTGGAGATGAAGAGGTTGTAAGATTTTTTGACTGTGATTCACTAATGTGCCTCTCTGAATTCAAAGCTCATGAAAACAG GGTAAAAGACATGTTCAGTTTTGAAACTCCAGAGCATCATATTATTGTTACAGCATCGAGTGATGGTTTCATCAAAATGTGGAAGCTCAAAGAGGACAAG GGGGTTTCCCCGTCTTTGCTGTGTGAAGTAAACACTAACGCCAGGCTGACATGTCTTGGAGTGTGGCTGGACAGAGTGACAGACACGAAAGGAAGCCTGCTTCCAGCTGTAGAACCATCTCCTG TAAGTAAACAAGAACagtccaaaaggaaaaaaaaggaatctggcCGTGAAGTCCAGGAGGAAGAAAGGCAGCTAAAACCTGACATGAAGAAATGCGGTTTAACTGGTGACAGTAATAAGCCAACAAAAGGAAGCAGCCTGGTGTCAACCAAGAGGAAAACAGTAGAAAtgttaggaaaaaagaagagcaaaaggaagaaaatatga
- the PAK1IP1 gene encoding p21-activated protein kinase-interacting protein 1 isoform X2 — translation MELVAGCYEQVLFGFAVHLEPKASGDQEKWTPVADFTHHAHTASLSAVAVGSRFVVTGSKDETIHIYDMKKKIDHGALVHHNGTITCLKFHGNRHLISGAEDGLICVWDAKKWECLKSIKAHKGHVTFLSIHPSGKLALSVGTDKTLRTWNLVEGRSAFIKNIKQNAHIVEWSPRGEKYVVVILNKIDVYQLDTASVSGTITNEKRVSSVTFLSESVLAVAGDEEVVRFFDCDSLMCLSEFKAHENRVKDMFSFETPEHHIIVTASSDGFIKMWKLKEDKGVSPSLLCEVNTNARLTCLGVWLDRVTDTKGSLLPAVEPSPVSKQEQSKRKKKESGREVQEEERQLKPDMKKCGLTGDSNKPTKGSSLVSTKRKTVEMLGKKKSKRKKI, via the exons AAATGGACTCCTGTGGCCGACTTCACTCACCACGCCCACACTGCCTCCTTGTCAGCAGTGGCTGTCGGTAGCCGTTTTGTAGTCACTGGGAGCAAAGATGAAACCATTCACATTTATGACATGAAAAAGAAGATAGACCATGGGGCTCTAGTGCATCACAATG GCACAATAACTTGCCTGAAATTCCACGGCAACAGGCACTTAATCAGCGGGGCAGAGGACGGCCTCATTTGTGTCTGGGATGCAAAGAAATGGGAGTGCCTGAAGTCGATTAAAGCTCACAA AGGACATGTGACCTTCCTTTCCATTCACCCATCTGGCAAGTTGGCCCTGTCTGTGGGTACAGATAAGACATTAAG AACATGGAATCTTGTGGAAGGAAGATCGGCAttcataaaaaacataaaacaaa ATGCTCACATAGTGGAATGGTCCCCGAGAGGAGAGAAATACGTAGTTGTCATTCTGAACAAAATAGATGTCTATCAGCTTGACACTGCGTCTGTCAGTGGCACCATCACAAATGAAAAGAGAGTATCTTCTGTTACGTTTCTTTCA GAATCTGTCCTTGCAGTGGCTGGAGATGAAGAGGTTGTAAGATTTTTTGACTGTGATTCACTAATGTGCCTCTCTGAATTCAAAGCTCATGAAAACAG GGTAAAAGACATGTTCAGTTTTGAAACTCCAGAGCATCATATTATTGTTACAGCATCGAGTGATGGTTTCATCAAAATGTGGAAGCTCAAAGAGGACAAG GGGGTTTCCCCGTCTTTGCTGTGTGAAGTAAACACTAACGCCAGGCTGACATGTCTTGGAGTGTGGCTGGACAGAGTGACAGACACGAAAGGAAGCCTGCTTCCAGCTGTAGAACCATCTCCTG TAAGTAAACAAGAACagtccaaaaggaaaaaaaaggaatctggcCGTGAAGTCCAGGAGGAAGAAAGGCAGCTAAAACCTGACATGAAGAAATGCGGTTTAACTGGTGACAGTAATAAGCCAACAAAAGGAAGCAGCCTGGTGTCAACCAAGAGGAAAACAGTAGAAAtgttaggaaaaaagaagagcaaaaggaagaaaatatga
- the PAK1IP1 gene encoding p21-activated protein kinase-interacting protein 1 isoform X4: MELVAGCYEQVLFGFAVHLEPKASGDQEQKWTPVADFTHHAHTASLSAVAVGSRFVVTGSKDETIHIYDMKKKIDHGALVHHNGTITCLKFHGNRHLISGAEDGLICVWDAKKWECLKSIKAHKTWNLVEGRSAFIKNIKQNAHIVEWSPRGEKYVVVILNKIDVYQLDTASVSGTITNEKRVSSVTFLSESVLAVAGDEEVVRFFDCDSLMCLSEFKAHENRVKDMFSFETPEHHIIVTASSDGFIKMWKLKEDKGVSPSLLCEVNTNARLTCLGVWLDRVTDTKGSLLPAVEPSPVSKQEQSKRKKKESGREVQEEERQLKPDMKKCGLTGDSNKPTKGSSLVSTKRKTVEMLGKKKSKRKKI, from the exons CAGAAATGGACTCCTGTGGCCGACTTCACTCACCACGCCCACACTGCCTCCTTGTCAGCAGTGGCTGTCGGTAGCCGTTTTGTAGTCACTGGGAGCAAAGATGAAACCATTCACATTTATGACATGAAAAAGAAGATAGACCATGGGGCTCTAGTGCATCACAATG GCACAATAACTTGCCTGAAATTCCACGGCAACAGGCACTTAATCAGCGGGGCAGAGGACGGCCTCATTTGTGTCTGGGATGCAAAGAAATGGGAGTGCCTGAAGTCGATTAAAGCTCACAA AACATGGAATCTTGTGGAAGGAAGATCGGCAttcataaaaaacataaaacaaa ATGCTCACATAGTGGAATGGTCCCCGAGAGGAGAGAAATACGTAGTTGTCATTCTGAACAAAATAGATGTCTATCAGCTTGACACTGCGTCTGTCAGTGGCACCATCACAAATGAAAAGAGAGTATCTTCTGTTACGTTTCTTTCA GAATCTGTCCTTGCAGTGGCTGGAGATGAAGAGGTTGTAAGATTTTTTGACTGTGATTCACTAATGTGCCTCTCTGAATTCAAAGCTCATGAAAACAG GGTAAAAGACATGTTCAGTTTTGAAACTCCAGAGCATCATATTATTGTTACAGCATCGAGTGATGGTTTCATCAAAATGTGGAAGCTCAAAGAGGACAAG GGGGTTTCCCCGTCTTTGCTGTGTGAAGTAAACACTAACGCCAGGCTGACATGTCTTGGAGTGTGGCTGGACAGAGTGACAGACACGAAAGGAAGCCTGCTTCCAGCTGTAGAACCATCTCCTG TAAGTAAACAAGAACagtccaaaaggaaaaaaaaggaatctggcCGTGAAGTCCAGGAGGAAGAAAGGCAGCTAAAACCTGACATGAAGAAATGCGGTTTAACTGGTGACAGTAATAAGCCAACAAAAGGAAGCAGCCTGGTGTCAACCAAGAGGAAAACAGTAGAAAtgttaggaaaaaagaagagcaaaaggaagaaaatatga